The Pseudomonas baetica genome includes a region encoding these proteins:
- a CDS encoding CDP-6-deoxy-delta-3,4-glucoseen reductase has product MRVTLQPSGAVLEIQPGERILDGARRLGYDCPQSCRNGNCHVCAALLVEGRVEQAGKVHDHGEFYTCIAEPLEDCILLWDGVLALGELPVRSLSCQVIECRDVGGDTWRVRLRAPAGKPPRYHAGQYLMIERESGEKSAFSMASAPHGGRDLEIHVLAREASALSLIEQLQRNALVRVELPFGDTHLAELPDGPLVLIAAGTGMGQIHSLIEHCRANGFKHPVHLYWGVRRPEDFYDIEHWDEWLKLPNLFLHKVVSDQCGWEGRCGMLHEAVCEDFPDLKPLHVYASGSPAMVYGTLDALVESGMDAHQMRADVFAYAPRS; this is encoded by the coding sequence ATGCGTGTAACCCTGCAGCCCTCCGGAGCGGTGCTCGAGATACAGCCCGGTGAGCGGATTCTCGATGGTGCGCGGCGCCTGGGCTACGACTGCCCGCAAAGCTGCCGCAATGGCAATTGCCACGTGTGTGCGGCGCTACTGGTCGAAGGCCGGGTCGAACAGGCCGGCAAGGTGCACGACCACGGCGAGTTCTACACTTGCATAGCCGAGCCGCTGGAAGACTGCATCCTGCTGTGGGATGGCGTGCTCGCGTTGGGAGAACTGCCGGTGCGCAGCCTGTCGTGCCAGGTCATCGAATGCCGGGACGTCGGCGGCGACACCTGGCGTGTGCGTTTGCGTGCTCCGGCTGGCAAGCCGCCGCGCTATCACGCCGGGCAGTATTTGATGATCGAGCGCGAGAGCGGCGAGAAATCGGCGTTCTCCATGGCCTCGGCCCCGCACGGTGGGCGCGACCTGGAAATCCATGTTTTGGCGCGCGAAGCCAGTGCGTTGAGCCTGATCGAACAGCTGCAACGCAACGCGCTGGTGCGCGTCGAACTGCCGTTCGGCGACACCCACCTTGCTGAACTGCCTGACGGACCGCTGGTGCTGATCGCCGCCGGCACCGGTATGGGCCAGATTCACAGCCTGATCGAGCATTGCCGCGCCAACGGCTTCAAACACCCGGTGCATCTGTATTGGGGGGTGCGCCGTCCCGAAGATTTCTATGACATCGAACACTGGGACGAATGGTTGAAACTGCCCAATCTGTTCCTTCACAAAGTCGTCAGCGACCAATGCGGCTGGGAAGGGCGTTGCGGGATGCTGCACGAGGCGGTCTGCGAGGACTTCCCTGATCTCAAGCCCCTGCATGTCTACGCCAGCGGTTCACCGGCCATGGTCTACGGCACGCTGGACGCGCTGGTGGAATCGGGGATGGATGCTCATCAAATGCGGGCGGATGTATTCGCTTACGCCCCCCGTTCCTGA
- the ubiD gene encoding 4-hydroxy-3-polyprenylbenzoate decarboxylase, whose product MKFKDLRDFVQQLEQRGELKRIQIPVSPVLEMTEVCDRTLRAKGPALLFEKPTGYDIPVLGNLFGTPERVAMGMGAESVSELREIGKLLAFLKEPEPPKGLKDAWSKLPIFRKIISMAPKVVKDAVCQEVVIEGDDVDLAMLPVQTCWPGDVGPLITWGLTVTKGPNKDRQNLGIYRQQVIGRNKVIMRWLSHRGGALDFREWCEKHPGQPFPVSVALGADPATILGAVTPVPDSLSEYAFAGLLRGNRTELVKCRGNDLQVPATAEIILEGVIHPGEMADEGPYGDHTGYYNEVDSFPVFTVERITHRIKPIYHSTYTGRPPDEPAILGVALNEVFVPILQKQFPEITDFYLPPEGCSYRMAIVTMKKSYPGHAKRVMLGVWSFLRQFMYTKFVIVCDDDINARDWNDVIWAITTRMDPKRDTVMIDNTPIDYLDFASPVSGLGSKMGLDATHKWPGETTREWGRVIVKDDAVTQRIDAIWNQLGID is encoded by the coding sequence ATGAAATTCAAGGATCTTCGGGATTTCGTGCAGCAGCTTGAGCAGCGCGGAGAGTTGAAACGCATCCAGATTCCCGTCTCGCCGGTGCTGGAGATGACCGAGGTGTGCGACCGCACGCTGCGGGCCAAGGGCCCCGCGCTGCTGTTCGAGAAGCCGACCGGCTACGACATCCCGGTGCTCGGTAACCTGTTCGGCACCCCTGAGCGGGTGGCGATGGGCATGGGCGCCGAGTCGGTCAGCGAACTGCGCGAAATCGGCAAGCTGCTGGCCTTCCTCAAGGAACCGGAGCCGCCGAAGGGCTTGAAAGACGCGTGGTCGAAGCTGCCGATCTTCCGCAAGATCATCTCGATGGCGCCGAAAGTCGTCAAAGACGCGGTGTGCCAGGAAGTGGTCATCGAAGGCGACGACGTCGACCTGGCCATGCTGCCCGTGCAGACCTGCTGGCCCGGCGACGTCGGCCCGCTGATCACCTGGGGCCTGACCGTCACCAAAGGCCCGAACAAGGACCGCCAGAACCTCGGTATCTACCGCCAGCAAGTGATCGGCCGCAACAAGGTGATCATGCGCTGGCTCAGCCACCGTGGCGGCGCGCTCGACTTCCGTGAGTGGTGCGAGAAGCACCCGGGTCAGCCGTTCCCTGTCTCTGTAGCCCTCGGCGCCGACCCGGCGACCATCCTCGGCGCCGTAACGCCAGTCCCGGACAGCCTCTCCGAATACGCTTTCGCCGGTCTCTTGCGCGGTAACCGCACCGAACTGGTGAAGTGCCGCGGCAACGACCTGCAAGTGCCGGCCACCGCCGAGATCATCCTCGAAGGCGTAATCCATCCGGGCGAAATGGCCGATGAAGGCCCCTACGGCGACCACACCGGTTACTACAACGAAGTCGACAGCTTCCCGGTGTTCACCGTCGAGCGCATCACCCATCGGATCAAACCGATCTACCACAGCACCTACACCGGCCGTCCGCCGGATGAGCCGGCGATCCTCGGCGTGGCGCTGAACGAAGTGTTCGTGCCGATTCTGCAGAAGCAGTTCCCGGAGATCACCGACTTCTACCTGCCGCCGGAAGGCTGCTCGTATCGCATGGCCATCGTGACCATGAAAAAGTCGTATCCGGGGCACGCCAAGCGCGTGATGCTGGGTGTCTGGTCGTTTTTGCGACAGTTCATGTACACCAAGTTCGTTATCGTCTGTGACGACGATATCAACGCCCGCGACTGGAACGACGTGATCTGGGCCATCACCACGCGCATGGACCCCAAGCGCGACACGGTGATGATCGATAACACGCCGATCGACTACCTCGACTTCGCCTCGCCGGTCTCCGGCCTGGGGTCGAAAATGGGCCTGGATGCCACCCACAAGTGGCCGGGCGAAACCACTCGCGAGTGGGGCCGCGTGATCGTCAAGGACGACGCCGTCACCCAGCGGATCGATGCCATCTGGAATCAGTTAGGAATAGATTGA
- a CDS encoding acyltransferase family protein yields MSTLAYRRDIDGLRAVAVIAVVLFHFGVPGFTGGFVGVDVFFVISGYLITSIIWNQRQAGRFSFVEFWARRARRILPALFVMIIAVLAVGWFLLAPKDYEELGRSVRYQVLFVSNILFMRQDGYFDVASDLKPMLHTWSLAVEEQFYIIFPLLLTLLSSRLKHWRMALFGVLLVSFGLSVWAVSHHPEKAFFLLPMRAWELLAGAMLAVAPKQAWRLKPMAAQLLSLLGMGMILLAVFGYNKSTPFPGAAALLPVLGVVLLIFANGHRETVVGQFLSSRLMVGFGLISYSWYLWHWPVFVFSSYARVEEPSALDSAGLILLTLVLGYLSWKFVETPLRERRLLAGRRPILLAGALGVLVLALAGQTLRWTDGLPWRLSDQALQYAKGREWRPELMACLADDKTPDDKLFCHYGVEKMPRQAMVWGDSHATALIPVFDDGAKAHGVSVILASSPGCIPVEGLEHDARCARFNRRVEAGLGEQSVSDVVLVARWSLYLYGDVKGDLGHVLRTPDGQYDRAAAEQRLAEGLRARVAQLRAGGHRVWLVKEVPLQTFSPPYRLTRLAMLDRPVDDVGLAVAEHHKRQVFISQLFAQLAKDPAVRVVDPAPKLCDENGFCRAELGGYSLYTDDNHLSEVGARFVAPILEPLFIGLQDRQNSGKGQTNAAK; encoded by the coding sequence ATGAGCACACTTGCTTATCGAAGGGATATCGACGGCTTGCGAGCAGTCGCGGTCATTGCCGTGGTGCTGTTCCACTTCGGTGTCCCGGGGTTCACCGGCGGTTTTGTCGGCGTGGACGTGTTCTTCGTGATCTCCGGCTACCTCATCACTTCGATCATCTGGAACCAGCGTCAGGCCGGCCGTTTCAGTTTCGTCGAGTTCTGGGCGCGGCGTGCACGGCGAATTCTGCCGGCGCTGTTTGTGATGATCATCGCGGTGCTGGCGGTGGGCTGGTTCCTGCTGGCACCGAAGGATTACGAAGAGCTCGGCCGCTCGGTGCGCTACCAGGTGCTGTTCGTCTCGAACATCCTGTTCATGCGCCAGGACGGCTATTTCGACGTCGCCTCCGATCTCAAGCCGATGCTGCACACTTGGTCGCTGGCGGTAGAAGAACAGTTCTACATCATCTTCCCGTTGCTGCTGACATTGTTGTCGAGCCGCCTGAAACACTGGCGGATGGCGCTGTTCGGCGTCTTGCTGGTGTCTTTCGGTCTGAGCGTGTGGGCAGTCAGTCACCACCCGGAAAAAGCATTCTTCCTGCTGCCAATGCGTGCCTGGGAGTTACTGGCCGGCGCGATGTTGGCGGTCGCGCCCAAGCAGGCCTGGCGCTTGAAGCCGATGGCCGCGCAACTGCTCAGCCTGCTCGGCATGGGAATGATCCTGCTCGCGGTGTTCGGCTACAACAAATCCACGCCATTCCCCGGTGCGGCGGCGCTGCTGCCGGTGCTCGGTGTGGTGTTGCTGATTTTCGCCAACGGCCATCGCGAGACCGTTGTTGGTCAATTTTTGAGCAGTCGGCTCATGGTCGGTTTCGGCCTGATCTCTTATTCGTGGTACCTGTGGCACTGGCCAGTGTTCGTGTTTTCCAGCTACGCCCGCGTCGAAGAGCCGAGTGCGCTCGACAGTGCCGGGCTGATTCTGCTGACGCTGGTGCTGGGTTATCTGTCGTGGAAATTCGTCGAAACGCCGTTGCGCGAGCGTCGTCTGCTCGCCGGTCGTCGGCCGATTTTGCTGGCCGGGGCCTTGGGTGTGCTGGTGCTGGCGCTGGCCGGACAAACCCTGCGCTGGACCGATGGCTTGCCGTGGCGCTTGTCCGATCAGGCACTGCAATACGCCAAGGGCCGCGAGTGGCGTCCCGAGCTGATGGCATGTCTGGCCGATGACAAGACACCGGACGACAAACTGTTCTGCCATTACGGCGTGGAAAAAATGCCCCGCCAGGCAATGGTCTGGGGTGACAGCCACGCTACAGCATTGATCCCGGTGTTCGATGACGGTGCCAAAGCCCACGGCGTCAGCGTGATCCTCGCCAGTTCTCCCGGTTGCATACCGGTCGAAGGTCTGGAACATGATGCGCGCTGTGCACGCTTCAATCGGCGGGTCGAGGCGGGTCTTGGCGAGCAATCGGTCAGCGATGTGGTGCTGGTCGCGCGCTGGAGTTTGTACCTGTATGGCGACGTCAAAGGTGATCTGGGCCATGTATTGAGAACGCCAGACGGGCAATACGACCGTGCTGCCGCCGAACAGCGTCTTGCCGAGGGCTTGCGCGCCCGTGTTGCGCAACTGCGTGCCGGCGGGCATCGCGTGTGGTTGGTGAAAGAGGTGCCGCTGCAAACCTTTAGTCCGCCGTATCGCCTGACGCGTCTGGCGATGCTTGACCGTCCGGTCGACGATGTCGGATTGGCGGTCGCCGAACACCACAAGCGTCAGGTCTTCATTAGCCAGTTGTTCGCGCAATTGGCCAAAGACCCGGCGGTGCGGGTAGTCGATCCGGCGCCGAAACTCTGTGATGAAAACGGTTTTTGCCGCGCTGAACTGGGCGGCTACTCGCTCTACACGGACGACAATCACCTCTCGGAAGTCGGTGCGCGTTTTGTGGCGCCGATCCTCGAACCCCTGTTTATTGGTCTGCAAGACCGGCAAAACTCTGGGAAAGGCCAGACGAATGCAGCCAAGTAA
- a CDS encoding FadR/GntR family transcriptional regulator, with amino-acid sequence MNSISRAVPEVALQAIRKLITEQGFGAGDALPSQRDLALQLGVSRASLREALSSLSALGVVSIQPGKGVFVQSPVELSRGENAPGWSFAAQASPLDIFQLRYALEGFAAGLAAVTLSTFDLDALEDNVAAMREQLKAGDFEAAAKLDFDFHRRILLASGNQAMLSILTASAEIFLESQKLPFIRAERAMETWQEHRKILRALARRASGAAQKAMQEHVRNAALRTGIAFIAPATA; translated from the coding sequence ATGAATTCGATTTCCCGCGCGGTACCCGAAGTGGCACTGCAAGCGATCCGCAAACTGATTACCGAACAGGGTTTCGGCGCGGGCGATGCCTTGCCGTCGCAACGGGATCTGGCGTTGCAGCTGGGCGTCAGCCGGGCTTCACTGCGTGAAGCGCTGTCGTCGCTGAGTGCGCTTGGGGTGGTCAGCATTCAGCCGGGCAAGGGCGTTTTCGTCCAGTCGCCAGTGGAATTGTCGCGAGGTGAGAACGCGCCAGGCTGGTCGTTCGCGGCGCAGGCGTCGCCACTGGATATCTTTCAGCTGCGCTATGCGCTGGAAGGCTTTGCGGCGGGGCTGGCGGCGGTCACGTTGAGCACGTTCGATCTGGATGCGCTGGAAGACAACGTCGCGGCGATGCGCGAGCAACTGAAGGCCGGCGACTTCGAGGCGGCGGCGAAGCTGGACTTCGACTTCCACCGGCGAATCCTGCTGGCCAGCGGCAATCAGGCGATGCTGAGCATCCTCACCGCCAGTGCCGAGATCTTTCTCGAGAGCCAGAAACTACCGTTCATCCGTGCCGAGCGGGCCATGGAAACCTGGCAGGAACACCGCAAGATCCTCCGTGCGCTGGCTCGCCGTGCCTCGGGTGCCGCGCAAAAAGCCATGCAGGAGCATGTGCGCAACGCCGCGCTGCGCACCGGGATTGCCTTCATCGCCCCCGCCACGGCGTGA
- the rho gene encoding transcription termination factor Rho, protein MNLTELKQKPITELLELAEQMGIENMARSRKQDVIFSLLKKHAKSGEEISGDGVLEILQDGFGFLRSADASYLAGPDDIYVSPSQIRRFNLRTGDTIVGKIRPPKEGERYFALLKVDTINFDRPENAKNKILFENLTPLFPTVRMKMEAGNGSTEDLTGRVIDLCAPIGKGQRGLIVAPPKAGKTIMLQNIAANIARNNPEVHLIVLLIDERPEEVTEMQRTVRGEVVASTFDEPPTRHVQVAEMVIEKAKRLVEHKKDVVILLDSITRLARAYNTVIPSSGKVLTGGVDAHALEKPKRFFGAARNIEEGGSLTIIATALVETGSKMDEVIYEEFKGTGNMELPLDRKIAEKRVFPAININRSGTRREELLTADDELQRMWILRKLLHPMDEVAAIEFLIDKLKTTKTNDEFFLSMKRK, encoded by the coding sequence ATGAATCTGACTGAACTCAAGCAAAAGCCGATTACCGAACTGCTCGAATTGGCCGAACAGATGGGCATAGAAAATATGGCCCGTTCGCGCAAGCAGGACGTGATTTTCTCCCTGCTCAAAAAGCACGCCAAAAGCGGCGAGGAAATCTCCGGTGATGGCGTGCTGGAGATTCTCCAGGACGGCTTCGGCTTCCTGCGCTCCGCTGACGCTTCCTACCTGGCCGGCCCGGACGATATCTACGTCTCGCCAAGCCAGATCCGCCGTTTCAACTTGCGCACCGGTGACACCATCGTTGGCAAGATCCGCCCTCCAAAGGAAGGCGAGCGGTATTTCGCCCTGCTCAAGGTCGACACGATCAACTTCGATCGTCCTGAGAACGCGAAAAACAAGATTCTCTTCGAGAACCTGACCCCGCTGTTCCCGACTGTGCGCATGAAGATGGAAGCCGGTAACGGTTCCACCGAAGACTTGACCGGTCGTGTGATCGACCTGTGCGCCCCGATCGGCAAAGGCCAGCGTGGTCTGATCGTTGCTCCGCCGAAAGCCGGTAAAACGATCATGCTGCAAAACATCGCAGCGAACATCGCCCGTAACAACCCTGAAGTTCACCTGATCGTATTGCTGATCGACGAACGTCCGGAAGAAGTGACCGAAATGCAGCGCACCGTGCGCGGCGAAGTGGTTGCCTCGACCTTCGACGAGCCGCCGACCCGTCACGTCCAGGTGGCCGAAATGGTGATCGAGAAGGCCAAGCGCCTGGTCGAACACAAGAAAGACGTGGTGATCCTGCTCGACTCCATCACCCGTCTGGCCCGTGCCTACAACACCGTGATCCCGAGCTCCGGCAAGGTGCTGACCGGTGGTGTTGACGCCCACGCCCTGGAGAAACCAAAGCGTTTCTTCGGTGCTGCGCGCAACATCGAAGAGGGCGGCTCGCTGACCATTATCGCCACCGCGCTGGTTGAAACCGGCTCGAAAATGGACGAAGTGATCTACGAAGAGTTCAAGGGTACCGGCAACATGGAGCTGCCTCTGGATCGCAAGATCGCCGAGAAGCGTGTGTTCCCGGCCATCAACATCAACCGTTCCGGCACCCGCCGCGAAGAGTTGCTGACTGCCGACGACGAACTGCAGCGTATGTGGATTCTGCGCAAGCTGCTGCACCCGATGGACGAAGTTGCCGCCATCGAGTTCCTGATCGACAAGCTGAAAACGACCAAGACCAACGACGAGTTCTTCCTGTCGATGAAACGCAAGTAA
- the trxA gene encoding thioredoxin TrxA → MSSDLIKHVSDASFEADVLKAEGAVLVDYWAEWCGPCKMIAPVLDEIAETYKGKLTVAKLNIDENQETPAKHGVRGIPTLMLFKNGNVEATKVGALSKSQLAAFLDANI, encoded by the coding sequence ATGAGCAGCGATCTTATCAAACACGTTAGCGACGCTAGCTTCGAAGCCGACGTACTCAAGGCCGAAGGCGCTGTACTGGTCGACTACTGGGCTGAATGGTGCGGCCCTTGCAAAATGATCGCTCCGGTTCTGGACGAGATTGCCGAGACCTACAAAGGCAAGCTGACCGTTGCCAAACTGAACATCGACGAGAACCAGGAAACCCCGGCCAAGCACGGCGTGCGTGGTATTCCGACGCTGATGCTGTTCAAGAACGGCAACGTTGAAGCGACCAAAGTCGGCGCGCTGTCGAAGTCGCAACTGGCTGCTTTCCTCGACGCCAACATCTAA